The region TCACCGACATGGGTCTGACCCCGTGAACAGGCCATGCACACCCGCCCGCGTCGCGGGCGTCCCACAACGGAAGGGTCGGTGGCACACCGATGACCGACAGCCCGGCAGTCAACTCCTCACCGTATGAACCGGCCGCACAGGACGAGGACTTCCGCGAACTGACCCGGCGCGTCCAGGCCGCCGGGCTCATGCGGCCCCGCACGGGCCAGTACGTGACCGGGATCGCGGTGGTCTGGTTGATGAACGCCCTCGGCTGGGCCGCGCTGGCCTTCTCCGGCGGCACCTGGTGGAAGGTGGTCCTGGCCGCGGTCTGGCTCGCCGTCTGGCACGAACAGCTCGCCTTCCTCGTGCACGACGCGGGACACCGTCAGATCACCCGGTCCCGCAGGTTCATCCAGGCCCTCGGCCTGGTCCACGGGAACCTGATGCTCGGGGTCTGCTTCGGCTGGTGGGTGCAACATCACAACCGGCACCACAACCACCCCAACCACCTGGAGCTCGACCCCGACATCCTGCGGCGCGTGGCCATCTTCGCGCCCGAACAGGCCCAGGACCGCAAGGGATTCGCCCGCTTCCTCGCGGCCAACCAGCGCTATCTGTTCTTCCCACTGCTGGGCCTCGAAGCCCTGGTGCTGCGTGTCGCCGGCGTCATCGCCCTGCGCCGCCGGGCACTGCGCAAGCCCCTCTTGGAGGGCGGCCTGATGGTGCTGCACGCGGTGCTGTTCTTCGGTGCGCTCTTCGTGCTCCTGCCCTGGCCGTCCGTCCTGCTCTTCCTCGCCGTCCACCAGGTCCTCCTCGGGTATCTGCTCGGCCTCGGTTTCGCCATCAATCAC is a window of Streptomyces sp. NBC_00271 DNA encoding:
- a CDS encoding fatty acid desaturase family protein; the encoded protein is MTDSPAVNSSPYEPAAQDEDFRELTRRVQAAGLMRPRTGQYVTGIAVVWLMNALGWAALAFSGGTWWKVVLAAVWLAVWHEQLAFLVHDAGHRQITRSRRFIQALGLVHGNLMLGVCFGWWVQHHNRHHNHPNHLELDPDILRRVAIFAPEQAQDRKGFARFLAANQRYLFFPLLGLEALVLRVAGVIALRRRALRKPLLEGGLMVLHAVLFFGALFVLLPWPSVLLFLAVHQVLLGYLLGLGFAINHKGLPTRVGKEWSWLERQVLTARTLPTGYIGDFFFGGLNYQIEHHLFPGMPRAALRRAYPLVKQFCVERDIPYVETGVLESYRDLAEHLGSASEVLRGTTTTA